GAGATCGCCCCGACCGTGCTGATGCCCGGCGACCCGCTGCGCGCGCAATGGATCGCCGAGACCTTCTTCGACGACGCCCGCTGCTACACCGAGGTGCGCGGGATGCTGGGCTTCACCGGCACCTGGCACGGGCATCCCGTGTCGGTCCAGGGCAGCGGCATGGGACAACCGTCGCTCGCGATCTACGCCAACGAGCTCTTCCGGGAGTACGACGTGCAGTCGGTGGTGCGGGTCGGCTCGTGCGGCGCGCTGACCGAGCGGCTCGCCCTGCGCGACGTCGTGATCGCCTCCGGCGCCTGCACCGACTCCTCGATGAACACCATCGCCTTCGAGGGCCTCGACTACGCGCCGGTCGCCGACTTCGGCCTGCTCCGGGCGGCCGTCGACGCGGCCGCGAGCCGAGGCACCGCCACCCACGTGGGCCTGGTCTTCTCCAGTGACTCCTTCTACGCCGCGCGCCCCGAGCTGGTCTCGCGGATGGTGGGCTACGGCGTCCTGGCGGTCGAGATGGAGGCCAGCGCGCTCTACACGCTGGCGGCGAAGTTCGGCCGACGGGCGCTGGCGATCTGCACCGTCTCCGACCACATCGTCACCGGCGAGGAGACCACGGCCGCCGAGCGGCAGGAGACCTTCGGCGAGATGGTCGAGATCGCGCTGGCCGCCGCC
This genomic window from Nocardioides cynanchi contains:
- the deoD gene encoding purine-nucleoside phosphorylase; this encodes MSTHVAAGPGEIAPTVLMPGDPLRAQWIAETFFDDARCYTEVRGMLGFTGTWHGHPVSVQGSGMGQPSLAIYANELFREYDVQSVVRVGSCGALTERLALRDVVIASGACTDSSMNTIAFEGLDYAPVADFGLLRAAVDAAASRGTATHVGLVFSSDSFYAARPELVSRMVGYGVLAVEMEASALYTLAAKFGRRALAICTVSDHIVTGEETTAAERQETFGEMVEIALAAALG